The Mauremys mutica isolate MM-2020 ecotype Southern chromosome 1, ASM2049712v1, whole genome shotgun sequence genome has a segment encoding these proteins:
- the TRIM3 gene encoding tripartite motif-containing protein 3 isoform X7: MEVLQRSPEGSSRPDAAVLDPVSAVTGQPLSCPNHEGKVMEFYCESCETAMCRECTEGEHREHVTVPLRNVVEQHKASLQQQLDAIKSRLPQLTAAIGLVSEISKQLMERKNAAVGEISGSFAELEQALQQRKGLLVRDLEATCSAKQKVLQAQLDALRQGQENILSSCTFTEQALHHGTETEVLLVKKQMSERLSALASQEFPEQPQENDQLDYVVETDGVRKSILNLGVLITTSAIAHKTVATGEGLRHAVVGQPSSLTITTKDKDGELVRSGSASLQAQVTAPDGGRAEAEVLDNKNGTYELVYTPRQEGDFLLSILLYGQPIRGSPFRTKALKACDVPPSPDDVKRRVKSPSSGHIRQKAVRRPSSMYGSGKKKENPIEDELIFRVGSRGREKGEFTNLQGISTSSSGRIVVADSNNQCVQVFSNEGQFRLRFGVRGRSPGQLQRPTGVTVDMNGDIIIADYDNRWVSIFSPEGKFKTKIGAGRLMGPKGVAVDRNGHIIVVDNKACCVFIFQSNGKLVTKFGGRGSAERQFAGTLDGNTSTSRSLLLHVFGFLLCQSGPHFVAVNNKNEIVVTDFHNHSVKVYSADGEFLFKFGSHGEGNGQFNAPTGVAVDSNGNIIVADWGNSRIQSPLSAGLRQLRLLPVLHQHAGRPAVRAAGPGAHLGRTRGGGRLGQSLFQGLSLPAVAEGPWAGLGLRLPRCLD; encoded by the exons GTGATGGAGTTCTACTGCGAGTCGTGCGAGACGGCCATGTGCCGCGAGTGCACGGAGGGCGAGCACCGGGAGCACGTCACCGTGCCGCTGCGCAACGTGGTGGAGCAGCACAAGGCctcgctgcagcagcagctcgaCGCCATCAAGAGCCG gcTGCCCCAGCTGACAGCCGCTATCGGGCTGGTGAGCGAGATCAGCAAGCAGCTCATGGAGCGGAAGAACGCCGCGGTGGGCGAGATCAGCGGCTCCTTTGCggagctggagcaggccctgcAGCAGCGCAAGGGGCTGCTCGTGCGTGACCTGGAGGCCACCTGCAGCGCCAAGCAGAAG GTGCTGCAGGCCCAGCTGGATGCCCTGCGGCAGGGCCAGGAGAACATCCTGAGCAGCTGCACGTTCACGGAGCAGGCGCTACACCACGGCACGGAGACGGAGGTGCTGCTGGTGAAGAAGCAGATGAGTGAACGGCTCAGCGCGCTGGCAAGCCAGGAGTTCCCCGAGCAGCCGCAGGAGAATGACCAGCTGGACTACGTGGTGGAGACGGACGGCGTCCGCAAGTCCATCCTCAACCTGGGCGTGCTCATCACCACCAGCGCCATCGCCCACAAGACGGTGGCCACGGGTGAGGGGCTGCGGCACGCGGTGGTGGGGCAGCCCTCCTCCCTCACCATCACCACCAAGGACAAGGACGGCGAGCTGGTGCGCAGCGGCAGCGCCAGCCTGCAGGCCCAGGTGACGGCGCCCGACGGCGGCCGGGCTGAGGCCGAGGTGCTGGACAACAAGAACGGCACCTACGAGCTGGTGTACACGCCGCGGCAGGAGGGCGACTTCCTGCTCTCCATCCTGCTCTACGGGCAGCCCATCAGGGGCAGCCCCTTCCGCACTAAGGCCCTCAAGGCCTGCGACGTGCCTCCCTCGCCCGACGACGTCAAGCGCCGCGTCAAGTCCCCTAGCAGCGGGCACATCCGGCAGAAGGCCGTGCGGCGCCCCTCCAGCATGTATGGCAGCGGCAAGAAGAAGGAGAACCCCATCGAGGACGAGCTCATCTTCCGCGTAG GAAGCCGAGGCCGGGAGAAGGGGGAATTCACCAACCTGCAGGGCATCTCCACCTCCAGCTCCGGTCGCATCGTGGTGGCTGACAGCAATAACCAGTGTGTGCAG gTCTTCTCCAACGAGGGCCAGTTCCGGCTGCGCTTCGGCGTGCGGGGCCGCTCCCCCGGGCAGCTGCAGCGCCCTACCGGTGTCACGGTTGACATGAACGGGGACATCATCATCGCCGACTACGACAACCGCTGGGTCAGCATCTTCTCCCCCGAGGGCAAGTTCAAG ACGAAGATCGGGGCTGGGCGGCTGATGGGCCCCAAGGGCGTGGCCGTGGACCGCAATGGCCACATCATCGTGGTGGACAACAAGGCCTGCTGCGTCTTCATCTTCCAGTCCAATGGGAAGCTGGTGACCAAGTTTGGTGGCCGCGGATCGGCGGAGCGGCAGTTTGCAGGTACCCTCGATGGTAATACCTCGACCAGCAGGTCCTTACTACTGCATGTCTTTGGCTTCCTGCTGTGCCAGTCTG ggCCCCACTTCGTCGCTGTTAACAACAAGAACGAGATCGTGGTGACCGACTTCCACAACCACTCGGTGAAG GTGTACAGCGCCGACGGCGAGTTCCTCTTCAAGTTCGGCTCCCACGGGGAGGGGAACGGGCAGTTCAACGCCCCCACCGGCGTGGCCGTCGACTCCAACGGCAACATCATCGTGGCCGACTGGGGCAACAGCCGGATCCAG TCCCCTCTCTCGGCAGGTCTTCGACAGCTCAGGCTCCTTCCTGTCCTACATCAACACGCTGGCCGACCCGCTGTACGGGCCGCAGGGCCTGGCGCTCACCTCGGACGGACACGTGGTGGTGGCCGACTCGGGCAATCACTGTTTCAAGGCCTATCGCTACCTGCAGTAGCTGAGGGACCCTGGGCAGGCCTCGGCCTGCGCCTGCCCCGCTGCCTGGACTAG